Proteins from a single region of Labedella gwakjiensis:
- a CDS encoding TadE/TadG family type IV pilus assembly protein, with product MVENLLVTVLLTALALAVVQLALALHVRTTVADAASEGARFGALAGNGPGDAVDRTRELIGSAIGDGYATDIHAAYGDYRGHRSIAVIVEGTLPVIGLLGVGEGLHAVGRSAVETLDEG from the coding sequence GTGGTGGAGAACCTCCTCGTCACGGTACTGCTGACGGCCCTTGCGCTCGCCGTGGTCCAACTGGCGCTCGCCCTGCATGTGCGGACGACGGTCGCCGATGCGGCGTCGGAGGGAGCACGATTCGGTGCTCTCGCGGGCAACGGTCCCGGCGACGCCGTTGACCGCACGCGCGAGCTCATCGGCTCGGCCATCGGCGACGGCTATGCCACGGACATCCATGCCGCATACGGCGACTACCGGGGCCACCGATCGATCGCCGTGATCGTCGAGGGCACCCTCCCCGTGATCGGACTTCTCGGCGTGGGGGAGGGGTTGCATGCTGTCGGACGTTCCGCTGTCGAGACGCTCGACGAAGGATGA